The Kordia sp. SMS9 DNA window ATCATTAAGCAATACAAAGGAAAAGTTGTGTATGTTGACTTTTGGGCAAGTTGGTGCGCTCCATGTCGCGTTGCAATGAAACCTGCCAAAAAGTTGCGTAAAATGTATGCAGATAAAGATTTTGTGTATATTTTTATTTCCATTGATAAAGATTTCAAAAAATGGCAGAAAGCTTCTAAAGAAGAAAATCTCAAATATCTGAAAAATAATTTTTTAGCAGTCAATTATCCATCGGCAACATTTTATAGAGAGTTAGAACTTAAGTCAATTCCAAGGTATATTGTGTATGATAAAAAAGGCAATATGGTTTCACAAAATGCGCCAAGTCCAAAAGATGCTGAAATCAATGATTTCATTATAACTTTACTTTCTGAATAATCAAAAAACAAGAGCCTTTTATACTAATCAAAACTATCATACAAATTTACTTTTTGTAACATTTTTCTTCTTTAAAGTACAAATAAAGCATATGTTTCACTTAAAAGAAAGAGATTATGTTAGGATCAGGATTTGGGTTATATGCTGTAGAAGCATTCAAAAGAGATAGGAAAAGAAGAAAGCAACACACGCCTTTTAGCAATAGTTTACTGATGCGCAGCGGAAAAAAAATTAAAAACGTTTTTCCAAAAGCTACTAAACTACAATTGTTAGCAATTCGTGAGAAAATGAAAAAGCAACAGCGCAAAGATCGCGATACGTTAATACTAGCTTTTGTATTAGCAATTGTAAGTGTTTCAGGATTAGTTATTGGTTTCACATATTTAATTTAAACAATTATGTCAGGATTTTTAGCACTCGCAAATAGCATCATGCGCAACAACAAACGCAAACGCATCAATAAAATGGAACGTGTAGAACGGTATATTGGCACGAAATCATCATCAGCCGAATATAAGGAAGCATCTGATTATATGCTGCATAAAATTAAAAAAGAAGTACAGGAACAACAACAAAAGTCACGTCGCAATACCATTTTAATTTTTGTGGTTTCTGGCGTGATTCTTCTCGCTTTGTTGTATTACTTTTTGTTTCTATATAAAATCCCTGTGGAAAGTACTGGAATTTTCACCTTTGATTAATTTCTAAAATAAATATACAAACCGTTATTTTTTGGTAACGGTTTTTTTGTGCGCAACATTTAAAAAAAATCTTGGTTTGAAGCAATTTCATCTTCCGATTTGCCAATATCGTCAATTTTAGGCTTGTTTTGTTCTTCTTGAAGATACTCTTTATGCCATTTCTTTTTGAGTAATTGATAGGTTCCCCAACAACTAAGCACTGCTATTGGTAAAAAAATCAACATCAATAGAAAATCATTCATGGTTTCCAATATGTTAGCACCACTGATGATATCAAAAATTCCTAAAAATATTCCACCCAAAAATGCACCTCCGTAATACGATACAATTCCCACAATAAAATACACCCAAGGGAGTTTTTGTTTGTACTTTTTAGCCAATTCATAAAATTGCCTACCGATAATAATGATGATTACAATTTCTAACATCTGAATCTTTTTTAATCTTTACGCCACTTTTTAGAATCTTCAAATACTTGCGTTAGAATCGCCTCATCTTGCGCTGTAAATTCTATATTTCTTCTTGACATCACTACTTTTGCCACTTCAAACGCTTTTTTGGTAAGATAGGTTGTAAATCCGCTTGCGCCGCCCCAACTGTAACTTGGCACAAAGTTTCTTGGAAATCCTGAACCAAAAATATTTGCGTTTACGCCCACAACCGTTCCTGTATTAAACATCGTATTGATGCCACATTTGCTGTGATCGCCCATCATGAGTCCGCAAAATTGCAAGCCTGTTTTAGCAAAGTTTTCGGTTTCATAACTCCACAAACGCACAGGTGCATAATTATTTTTTAGGTTGGAATTGTTACTATCCGCACCAATATTGCACCATTCGCCTAAGACTGAGTTTCCTAAGAATCCGTCATGTCCTTTGTTGGAATAGCCCATTAATACAGAATTGTTGACTTCGCCCCCAACTTTACAAAATGGTCCTAGTGTCGTTGCTCCATAAATTTTAGCGGATAGTTTTAGCACAGAGTTTTCACACATCGCTAATGCACCACGCACCACGCAACCTTCCATGATTTCTGCATTTTTTCCAACGTAAATTGGTCCTGAGCTTGCATTTAACGTGCAAAAATTTAGTGTTGCGCCTTCTTCAATAAATATATTTTCTGGCGCAATGACATTCACGGTAGCCGGAATTGGCTGAGACGTTCTGTCTTTCGTAATCAACTCAAAATCAGCTTGAATGGCTTCTGCATTCTTCGAGAAAATATCCCACGTATGTTCTATGCGTAAACAATCTTCTTCATACGAAATCACGTCGTAGGTATCGAAATCAACCTCATCTTGCTGATCTGTCGTATGAAACGCTATGATTTCATCACCCGAAAAAATAGCTTGCTTTTCCGTTAAATCTTGAATCATCGCGACTAATTCCGCATTCGGTAAAAAAGAAGCATTGATCATTACATTTTCCTCCAACTCTACCATTGGGTATTTCTCAGACAAATACTCTTCTGTGATTGTTGTCGTAGTTCCGCCCAAATGTGCTTCCCACTTTTCACGAATCGTTAAAATTCCTACGCGAATATCGGCAACCGGTCGTGTATACGTAAAAGGTAACAAGGCGTTGCGTACGGTTCCATCAAAAAGAATGTAGTTCATGAGTCTTGAATTTTTGTAAATGTAAAAAAAGTGTTGCGTTTGTAAATGCGATTGTGAGTATTTTTCAAAAAAAAATGCCTTCCAGTTTCCTGAAAGACATTATACTCTGTAAGGTCAAAATTCTTATTTCTTGAATTTTGCGTATTTGTTTTTGAACTTGTCAATACGACCTGCTGTATCTACTAACTTAGACTTACCAGTGTAGTATGGATGTGACGTTCTTGAAATTTCTAATTTGTATAATGGATACTCAGCACCATCAACTTCGATAGTCTCTTTTGTATCTACTGTAGACTTGGTAAGAAATACATCATTGTTAGACATATCTTTAAAAGCTACTACTCTATAATTTTCTGGATGTATACCTTGTTTCATCTTTGTATTCTTTTATAACTTTCTCAATTTTCGAGGTGCAAATTTAATTATTATTTCTGAATGTGCAACATTAAAATAAAAATATTTTTGATAATTTGTACGCTTGAATTTCTATATTTGTGTCCTACATTAAATGTACTTTCATGTTTTCAAAAACTGTTCATTTCGGAATTACCGCTGGATTGTTAAATATTTTATTCTTTTTGCTGCAATATCGACAAAATATTCATGTAGAAGCAAATAATATTTATGTACTTGTCATGTTTTTTGTGACCTTAGTGTTAATGATCCTTGCCATTGTAAATGAAAGTAAAAAAACAGAAGTATTTAGCATTCGTACAGGATTAAAAACAGGTATTGGTGTCATTTTGCTTGGAGGCATCATGTTTTGGGTATATCAAATGATTCATGCACACTACATAGAAACAGACTTAATTGACAAGTTAGCCGATGCCATGGTTGAAGATTTAAAACTTTCAGAACAATTTTCTCCAGAAGAGGTAACCACAAAAATAGCAGAATATAAATCGAGATTCAATTTCAATTTGTTTGCAAGTGCTGTGGTAAAAAGTCTATTTACAGGATTTTTCGTTTCTTTGATTGCTTCCTTGGTGATAAAATCAGGAATTTTAAAAACCTCTAAAAACGCTGCATGAATATATCTGTAGTCATACCACTGCTTAACGAAGAAGAATCATTGCGAGAACTGCACGCTTGGATTTCCCGCGTGATGGAAGCACACAAGTTTACGTATGAGGTTCTTTTTATTGATGATGGAAGTACAGATGAATCTTGGAAGATTATTCAAGAATTATCACAAAAACATACCGAAGCAAAAGGCATCCGTTTTTTACAAAATTATGGAAAATCACAAGCGTTGCACGCAGGTTTTAAGGAAGCTGCGGGTGAAGTTGTCATTACAATGGATGCGGATTTACAAGACAGTCCCGATGAAATTCCTGAATTATACACGTTAATTACGGAGAAAAAATTCGATTTGGTTTCTGGCTGGAAAAAGAAACGCTACGATTCCGTCATCGCAAAAAATATTCCCTCCAAACTATTCAATTGGGCAGCAAGACGCACATCTGGATTGAAACTGCATGATTTTAACTGTGGTTTAAAAGCCTATAAAAATTTAGTCGTAAAGAATGTAGATGTCTACGGGGAAATGCACAGATACATTCCCGTATTGGCTAAAAATGCCGGTTTTCAACACATTGGCGAAAAAGTGGTACAACACCAAGCGCGTAAATACGGAAAAACAAAATTTGGCTACGATCGCTTTATCAATGGCTTTTTAGATTTAATCACGATTTGGTTTTTGTCTAAATTTGGAAAACGTCCCATGCACTTATTTGGCGCGTTAGGCGTGTTGATGTTTTTTATAGGATTTGCCTCGGCTGGTTACATCGGAATTATGAAATTGTACAAACTTGCCTACGGTTTAAAAGCAATTTTAGTTACCGACAATCCCTGGTTTTACATTTCGTTAGCTACCATGATAATTGGAACCCAATTCTTCCTAGCTGGTTTTTTAGGCGAAATTGTCTTGCGAAGCAAACGCGATAAAGAACGGTATAAAATTAGCGAGACAGAGAATATTTAGAGAACAACGCTCTAAGCTTTTAAATTCCTGTGAAACATACTATAGTTATTCAAAAGGAATCCAAAATATACTAGTAAATAAATTGATTATGAAAAAAATAATAGTACTAATTGCTATATTTTGCATGAGTAATTTTGCATTTAGTCAAGCATCGAGCAGTTTTTCTGCACAAGATTTGAAGCAATACTTGAATAAACAAGTAAACATTAAACTTAAAAATAACGAAAAGTTTCTAGATACCTCTTGTAGTGATGGACGTAAAAGAGTAGATTATGTTTCAAAAGTCAGCAAAAACTATATTGAAATAACATGTCCAGATAGAGGTGAATATCTTATAAAATTTACAACTCGAATTTTAATAAGTGAAATTTCAGCAATTATGTTATACGAAAAAAACTAAAAAAACTTTCTATAACCAACTATATAAGACAGCCGCTAGTCATCACTAAAACTTAGATTGAGTCCGTTATTTTGGTATATTTCCTTTATTGAATCTAGGCATAATACCAATTTTACTATAAGATGCGACTTAATGAAGCAAACGTGATAAAAAACGGTATAAAATCAGCGAAACGGAGAATTTGTAAGTGCTCTTCGTGTAAACTTCTGTAAAATATCGCGACACGCAAAAAGAAACCCGAATGAATTTGTTATTTTTGTGGCTTAAAACACCTGTAAATGACAAAGATCGACGCTAAAATCATGGAAAAAGCTACGGCTTGGCTTACTCCAGTCTTCGATGCTGAAACACAAGCAAAAGTTCAACAACTTATAGATACCAATCCCAAAGAACTCACCGAAAGTTTTTACACCAGTTTGGCTTTTGGAACAGGCGGAATGCGCGGTGTTATGGGACCTGGAACCAATAGAATTAACAAATATACTTTAGGGAAAAATACGCAAGGATTGAGTAATTACCTTAAAGAAACATATCCAAATCAGCCATTGAAAGTTGCCATTGCGTATGATTGTAGACACAACAGCAAATCTTTAGCGCAAGTGGTTGCCAATGTATTTTCGGCGAACGGAATTCAAGTCTATTTATTTTCAGACTTACGACCAACACCAGAATTATCATTTGCAGTAAAATATTTGGATTGTCAATGCGGAATTGTCTTAACAGCTTCCCACAATCCACCAGAATACAACGGTTACAAAGTATATTGGGCTGATGGCGGACAAATTGTTCCTCCGCAAGACCATGAAATTATCAATGAAATTAATAGTTTAGATTTTTCGCAAATTCAGTTTGATGCGAATGATGATTTGATCCATTTGGTCGATACAGACGTAGATGAAGCATTTATCAACGCAAGTGTGGCGAATGCCGATTTTAAAGCGGAAAACAAAGATGATGTCACGATCGTTTTTACATCACTTCACGGAACTTCTATCACCATGATTCCAGAAGTATTGAAACGTGCAGGGTATAAAAATGTACACATTGTTGAAGAACAAGCCAAACCTGATGGAGATTTTCCAACGGTACAATCACCAAATCCGGAAGAACCAGAAGCGCTAGAAATGGCGTTGGCATTGGCAGAAAAAGTACACGCAGATATCGTGATTGGAACCGATCCAGACAGTGATCGTTTAGGAATTGCAGTGCGCGATTTGGAAGGCAACATGATCTTACTCAACGGAAACCAAACCATGGTGGTCATGACAGATTTCTTATTACAACAGTGGAAAAACAGCGATCGCATCAACGGAAAACAATTCATTGGTTCTACCATTGTTTCTACGCCAATGATGACGGAACTTGGAAACGCGTACAACGTAGAATGCAAAATTGGTTTGACAGGTTTTAAATGGATTGCCAAAATGATCAAAGATTTTCCTGAATTGGAATTTATTGGCGGTGGCGAAGAAAGCTTCGGATTCATGACAGGTGACTTTGTACGTGACAAAGATGCAGTGACAGCTTCCTTGTTGGCATGCGAAATTATCACACAAGCAAAAGCCGATGGAAGTTCTTTATATGCTTCCCTAATTGATTTGTATGTAGCACATGGTTTTTATAAGGAAAAGTTGATTTCGCTCGTTAAGAAAGGAATTGATGGCGCCGCTGAAATCAAGCAAACCATGGTCGATTTACGCGAAAATCCACTAACCACACTTGACGGTTCAAAAGTGGTTAAAATTGAAGATTATCAAACGTCTATTACGACCAATATGGAAGATGGTTCAACGCGTAAAATTTCCATTCCAAAGTCAAATGTTTTGATTTACTACACTGCTGATGGCACTAAAATTGCAGCACGTCCAAGTGGAACAGAACCCAAAATTAAATTCTACTTTAGCGTCAATCTGCCTTTAGCTACTAAAGAAGATTTTGCTTCGGTAGAAGAGCAACTCGATGCAAAAATTGCACGCATCGTTCAAGAAATGAAATTAGACTAAATGGATTACATAAAAAAACTATCTCATTATATAATTCCCTATAAAAAGTATGCATATTTAAATATTTTCTTTAACATTTTGTATGCACTTTTTGGAACTCTTTCTTTTGTATCGTTGATGCCAATGCTGAAAGTTTTATTGAAAACTGCGGAACGAATTATGGTAGAGCCGATCAGAGAAAACTATGAAGGAATTGGAGGTTATGGAGATTATTTGAATGATTATTTAAACTTTTTCATCACACAAAAAATAGAGGAAGACGGACAATATTCTGTGCTAATCTTAATGATATGTATTGTCATTTCTACCTTTTTGCTTAAAAATTTAGCAGGTTATTTTTCAAATTTCTTCTTGGCATATCTCAGAAATGGAATATTAAAAGACATTCGCAACAGATTGTATCAAAAAGTAACGACTTTGCCTATCTCCTATTTTTCTGAAAAAAGAAAAGGTGATATTATTGCTCGAATTTCTGGTGATGTAAACGAAATTCAGAATTCACTCTTAGCAATTTTAGAATTGTTAGTGAGAGAACCTTTAACCATCATATTTACAATCATCGTCATGTTTTCTATCAGTGCCAAACTGACGTTGTTTGTGTTTATTTTTATTCCGATTTCAGGATTTATCATTTCAAAAGTTGGAAAAAGTTTGAAAAAACATTCGGACAGAGTTCAAAAAGAAAATGGTGTCTTTCTTTCTATTTTAGACGAAACATTGAACGGTTTAAAAGTGATTAAAGGATTTAATGCCGAAAAACATTTCAACACTTCTTTTGGAAATTCTACTTCCAAATTATATAAATACTCCAATAATTTAGCGCACAGACAAAACTTAGCGTCTCCTACAAGTGAGTTTTTGGGAATTGTGGTCATTGCAGTAATTCTGTTGTACGGTGGAAAATTAGTGTTGATTGACAAAATCATGACACCAGACGAATTTATTACGTACATGGCGTTGGCGTACAACATTTTAACTCCCGCGAAAGCGATTAGCAAAGCGAGTTATAAAGTAAAAGCTGGAAACGCTTCCGCAGATCGTGTTTTGGAAATACTCAACACCGAATCGCCAATTACAGATGCAAAAGATGCCAAAGTGAAAGACACGTTTGCTTCAGGAATTGATTTGAAAGATATTTCATTTAAGTATGAAGAGGAATTGGTGCTGAAAAACTTCTCACTAAAAGTTCCAAAAGGAAAAACTGTGGCATTAGTAGGACAATCAGGAAGTGGAAAAAGTACCATTGCGAACTTAGTTACGCGTTTTTACGATGTAAATGAAGGAAGTATTGAAGTAGATGGCGAAAACATCAAATCGCTCACAAAAGCATCTTTACGTGGCTTAATGGGCTTGGTAACACAAGATTCTATTTTGTTTAATGATACCATCAAAAACAACGTAAAACTAGGAAAACAAGATGCGACTGACGACGAAGTGATTGAAGCGTTGAAAATTGCCAATGCGTGGGAATTTGTGAAAGATTTACCCGAATTGCTCGATCATAACGTAGGAGATTCTGGCGGAAAACTTTCGGGCGGACAAAAACAACGTTTGAGCATTGCCAGAGCTGTGTTAAAGAATCCACCAATCATGATTTTAGATGAAGCCACTTCTGCCCTAGACACCGAAAGCGAACGTTTGGTACAAGTAGCGTTGGAGAATATGATGAAGAATAGAACGTCTATTGTGATTGCACACCGTTTGTCTACCATTCAAAATGCAGACGTAATTGTAGTGATGCAAAAAGGAGAAATTATTGAACAAGGAACCCACGAGGAATTGATTCGCAATAACAAAGTGTACACGAAGTTGGTACAGATGCAGTCGATTTAGGTTGAAGTTGAACTTTAAATTGGATTAAAATTAGATTTCTTTTACTTTAGTGTTTTATACATTTTAAGTTTAGCATATTGGGAATACAAAAAGAATGGCACAACAAGCAAAAAGCAGAAAAAGATTTTGCATTGCTCAAAGATTCTCTTTTTGAATCCTTAACTCCATATTTTGCATTTTCTGGGAAGCTTGACTTATCAGTGAATGACCCTTCTGGCGAAATTGCAGATACTCTTGCTAGAATTTTAAATGCCGTATGTAAGCTAGTAAACGAAAAAGCTGCTCTGTTTGGAGCAGATAGTATTTTGGCACAACAAGTAATTGTGGAGGAAAATAGAATCCTCAAATATTGGGGGAAAATTTTCTGGCTGCTTACGCCATCTACTCACAAATCGTACAAACCATCGCTTGATCCTTTTTACGGAGAATTTTTATTGAAAGATAATGAAATTCAAATACTAAATTTGAAATTCGGAGATCAAAATTGCACTAATTTAGATAAAATTTGGTGGTTTGACATGCAGCTTGATTGGGTATATGAATTTGAACAAACAAATTAAAAATCAAATGATTACAATGAAAATCTAATTTTTTCTATCTTTAGATTAAACCTTTTGGATGTCAGTGTGTCTAAAGAAAAAAGTAATAACAATTTGAACGTCGTAGAAACCAATCTCATTGAGGATTTAAAAAACCCAAAAACGCAAGAAAAGGCGTTTCGACAGCTTGTATCTACGTACAAAGAGCGTTTGTATTGGCACATTCGGCGTATGGTGACAAGTCACGATGATGCAGATGATGTGCTTCAAAATACCTTTATTAAAGTATTTCGAAGTATTCACAATTTTAAAGGCGACAGCAAATTATATTCTTGGATGTATCGCATTGCGACGAACGAATCCATTACGTTTATCAATCAACGGTCGAAAAAAGCTGGAATTTCTTCGGAAGAATTGCAAGACCAATTGGTCAATAATTTAAAAGCAGATGTGTATTTTGAAGGCGAGGAAATTCAACTGAAATTACAAAAAGCAATTGCTACCTTGCCACAAAAGCAGCAAATTGTATTTAATATGAAGTATTTTGACGATTTGAAATATGCTGAAATGAGCGAAGTTTTAGATACTTCGGTCGGTGCGTTGAAAGCTTCGTACCATCATGCCGTCAAAAAGATAGAAAGTTTTTTAATCAATTAAACCTTTTACGTATTTTAGAGTCAAATTAGTGTGAAAAATAACGAATTACATAATAAGAAAACAGGATTTCAAACGCCGAAAGCGTATTTCGACACGTTTGAAGATCGTCTTTTTGATCGTATCAAAACCGAAGCTGTGATTCCGAAAGAAACAGGTTTTACAACACCTGACGCGTATTTTGATAGCTTGGAAGACAAACTTTCAAGTGAATTATTTACGGCAAATCAAGAAACTAAGGTCATTCCGCTACAGCGAAAAAGAAACTATATACAGTATATTAGTTATGCTGCCGCAGCGTGTATTGTGTTTTTTATTGCCTTGAATTTTATAAATACACCTGAGCATCCGCTTACGATTACGGATGTGGCAAGTAGTGACATTAATACCTTTATCGAAAATGATTTAATTGCGTTGAACGATTTTGAATTAATCAATGTGTATGAGGAGGAAAATATAGATCTCAATACTATTTTTGACGTAAATTTAAGTGATACAGAAACGATAGATTATTTAGAAAACTCTGGCGATCCTTACGAATTGCTAATTGAACAATAATATGATGAAATACTACATAACCATACTACTTGTATGTTTTGGGCTTTCTTTGGGAATGGCTCAAGATGGTAAAATACGAGAAAAAATAAAGAAATTAAGAATTGCGTTTTTTACAGAAAATCTGGATTTAACTGAAGAAGAAGCGCAACAGTTTTGGCCTGTGTACAATGCTTATGACGATATTAATCACAAACTACGCATACAAGAATTGAATCGAATTAAAAGAAATATCAAGTCTAATGAAAACATGTCAGAAACTGAAGCTACTACGATTTTAGATCGAATACAAACTATTGAAAGTCAAGTGTATGAAAACGGCGTGAATTTAATTAAAAAGCTACGTGAATTTCTACCTGCGATCAAAATTATTAAATTGAAAAAAGCGGAGCGTGACTTTAATAAAAATTTAATGAAACAGTTTCGTAATAGACGCAGAAAAAATTGATCAATGTCCTAAAAAACCTAGAATAGTAATATTCAAAACCCAAGCATTGATTAAGAAAAGAGCAATTCCCTCAAAAAGAACTGCTCTTTTTGTTTTTAAACCTTTTTTACAAAATAGAGTCTAACTACTACTACCAATTTACTAGTAAATTGGTATAA harbors:
- a CDS encoding ABC transporter ATP-binding protein, translating into MDYIKKLSHYIIPYKKYAYLNIFFNILYALFGTLSFVSLMPMLKVLLKTAERIMVEPIRENYEGIGGYGDYLNDYLNFFITQKIEEDGQYSVLILMICIVISTFLLKNLAGYFSNFFLAYLRNGILKDIRNRLYQKVTTLPISYFSEKRKGDIIARISGDVNEIQNSLLAILELLVREPLTIIFTIIVMFSISAKLTLFVFIFIPISGFIISKVGKSLKKHSDRVQKENGVFLSILDETLNGLKVIKGFNAEKHFNTSFGNSTSKLYKYSNNLAHRQNLASPTSEFLGIVVIAVILLYGGKLVLIDKIMTPDEFITYMALAYNILTPAKAISKASYKVKAGNASADRVLEILNTESPITDAKDAKVKDTFASGIDLKDISFKYEEELVLKNFSLKVPKGKTVALVGQSGSGKSTIANLVTRFYDVNEGSIEVDGENIKSLTKASLRGLMGLVTQDSILFNDTIKNNVKLGKQDATDDEVIEALKIANAWEFVKDLPELLDHNVGDSGGKLSGGQKQRLSIARAVLKNPPIMILDEATSALDTESERLVQVALENMMKNRTSIVIAHRLSTIQNADVIVVMQKGEIIEQGTHEELIRNNKVYTKLVQMQSI
- a CDS encoding GlmU family protein; translated protein: MNYILFDGTVRNALLPFTYTRPVADIRVGILTIREKWEAHLGGTTTTITEEYLSEKYPMVELEENVMINASFLPNAELVAMIQDLTEKQAIFSGDEIIAFHTTDQQDEVDFDTYDVISYEEDCLRIEHTWDIFSKNAEAIQADFELITKDRTSQPIPATVNVIAPENIFIEEGATLNFCTLNASSGPIYVGKNAEIMEGCVVRGALAMCENSVLKLSAKIYGATTLGPFCKVGGEVNNSVLMGYSNKGHDGFLGNSVLGEWCNIGADSNNSNLKNNYAPVRLWSYETENFAKTGLQFCGLMMGDHSKCGINTMFNTGTVVGVNANIFGSGFPRNFVPSYSWGGASGFTTYLTKKAFEVAKVVMSRRNIEFTAQDEAILTQVFEDSKKWRKD
- a CDS encoding RNA polymerase sigma factor, whose protein sequence is MSKEKSNNNLNVVETNLIEDLKNPKTQEKAFRQLVSTYKERLYWHIRRMVTSHDDADDVLQNTFIKVFRSIHNFKGDSKLYSWMYRIATNESITFINQRSKKAGISSEELQDQLVNNLKADVYFEGEEIQLKLQKAIATLPQKQQIVFNMKYFDDLKYAEMSEVLDTSVGALKASYHHAVKKIESFLIN
- a CDS encoding phospho-sugar mutase; the protein is MTKIDAKIMEKATAWLTPVFDAETQAKVQQLIDTNPKELTESFYTSLAFGTGGMRGVMGPGTNRINKYTLGKNTQGLSNYLKETYPNQPLKVAIAYDCRHNSKSLAQVVANVFSANGIQVYLFSDLRPTPELSFAVKYLDCQCGIVLTASHNPPEYNGYKVYWADGGQIVPPQDHEIINEINSLDFSQIQFDANDDLIHLVDTDVDEAFINASVANADFKAENKDDVTIVFTSLHGTSITMIPEVLKRAGYKNVHIVEEQAKPDGDFPTVQSPNPEEPEALEMALALAEKVHADIVIGTDPDSDRLGIAVRDLEGNMILLNGNQTMVVMTDFLLQQWKNSDRINGKQFIGSTIVSTPMMTELGNAYNVECKIGLTGFKWIAKMIKDFPELEFIGGGEESFGFMTGDFVRDKDAVTASLLACEIITQAKADGSSLYASLIDLYVAHGFYKEKLISLVKKGIDGAAEIKQTMVDLRENPLTTLDGSKVVKIEDYQTSITTNMEDGSTRKISIPKSNVLIYYTADGTKIAARPSGTEPKIKFYFSVNLPLATKEDFASVEEQLDAKIARIVQEMKLD
- a CDS encoding glycosyltransferase family 2 protein produces the protein MNISVVIPLLNEEESLRELHAWISRVMEAHKFTYEVLFIDDGSTDESWKIIQELSQKHTEAKGIRFLQNYGKSQALHAGFKEAAGEVVITMDADLQDSPDEIPELYTLITEKKFDLVSGWKKKRYDSVIAKNIPSKLFNWAARRTSGLKLHDFNCGLKAYKNLVVKNVDVYGEMHRYIPVLAKNAGFQHIGEKVVQHQARKYGKTKFGYDRFINGFLDLITIWFLSKFGKRPMHLFGALGVLMFFIGFASAGYIGIMKLYKLAYGLKAILVTDNPWFYISLATMIIGTQFFLAGFLGEIVLRSKRDKERYKISETENI
- a CDS encoding DUF4199 domain-containing protein, whose protein sequence is MFSKTVHFGITAGLLNILFFLLQYRQNIHVEANNIYVLVMFFVTLVLMILAIVNESKKTEVFSIRTGLKTGIGVILLGGIMFWVYQMIHAHYIETDLIDKLADAMVEDLKLSEQFSPEEVTTKIAEYKSRFNFNLFASAVVKSLFTGFFVSLIASLVIKSGILKTSKNAA
- a CDS encoding type B 50S ribosomal protein L31, translating into MKQGIHPENYRVVAFKDMSNNDVFLTKSTVDTKETIEVDGAEYPLYKLEISRTSHPYYTGKSKLVDTAGRIDKFKNKYAKFKK